A segment of the Lolium perenne isolate Kyuss_39 chromosome 3, Kyuss_2.0, whole genome shotgun sequence genome:
GTAAACAACAAAAACAGAAATAAgaaattaaaaataaaaattaagGAAAAGAAAAGGAGGAAAAGGGGAAGGGCATTTGGTACACGTGAGCATCGGACATTTGGTACACGTGGTCATGAATACTCCCGCAAAAGTTTCATTTGAGATTGCGTTGTATGggctacaaaaaaaaaaaactgatggTATATAGGGATAGAGAAACTTAGTTTTTTGTCAGAAATTTGCCTTTTTTATAGCTCAAAATACGACATATTTCCCCCTGAAATTTCTACCGTACCTTTGAAATATGTATATGTttgtacacatttaattttagattTTTTAGAGTCTCGTCAatatatttatttttttattttaaaaactAGAAGCTTGGTGTTCATGTGTCAAAAGCACTTTCCGGTTTGTGACACACACACAACAGTCGTGCCTTGCTGACCGTGGGTCTAAAACGACGGCACACGCCAAACTTCTCTGGCGAAGCAAGCCGTAACTCCCAAAAATGGCTACACCATCCTCCAGGTAGCAGCTACTAGTCAGCAGCATGGCGTACCAGTCTGCGCACGGTGACTTTTGCTTTCCTCAGGAATGGAGACTTCTGATGTGTGGCCGCGTTAGATTCAGTCATGCACGCCAAACTGGAACTTTGCAGCGACGGATCGGACGCGTGGCTCGTATGTATGCCGCATGGCATAGAAGGTGAGGGCACGCAAGGCCGGTATCTCCATTTGCCTGGTCATGCTGCCGCAATGGCATTCACCGCAGGCTGGCTGGACTTGAGTGATGTCAAACACTGAGAACGTATGCAAATGTGAACTGCATCTGACCCATTAACCGAGTAGACGGAGCATGGGCCGCCATTCCGCTCAAGCACCGAATACACTTGATGTTCCCTGCTTCCATAACCAACAACTAACTCAGAAGGCAATTGCACTAAATGTCCAACACGTCACTGACTTCTTCAGACTGCAACCGAAAGATTTTCTCTAAAGCCCCAAATTCATGCATTCCTGGAGCCACACAGAAAAGCCACGGACAAGCACCTGGCTATGGCCATGGCTCTTGTCGTAGCACGAACAATGGTGGCCCTGTCGCTGCTGGTGCTGCCTGGCACGGCCGCGCTCACCCACCCAGCAAACGCCACCGACGTCGACCTCTCGGCGCTGCTCGCCTTCAGGGCCAGCGTgcgcgacccgcgcggcatcctgCGCCGCAGCTGGAATGCGCGAACGCCCTTCTGCAGCTGGCTTGGCGTCTCGTGCGACGCCCGTGGGCGGCGTGTCGTCGCGCTATCGCTGCCGGGCGTGGTGCTCGGCGGCACCATTCCACCAGAGCTCGGCAACCTCTCCTTCATCTCCCACCTCAACCTCAAGAgcaccgggctggccggtgcaaTCCCTGCCGAGCTCGGGCAGCTAGCGCGGCTCAGACACCTCGACCTCAACGAGAACCACCTGTCAGGTACCATCCCCTCGGCGCTCGGAAACCTCGCCCAGCTCGAGTATCTTGACCTCGGCTACAATGGCCTCTCCAGGGCCGTTCCTCCAGAATTGCACGCGCTGCGCAAGCTCAAGTACATAAGCCTCAACTCCAATGACCTGAGTGGCACCATCCCTCAAGGCCTCTTCAACAACACTCCTGATTTGAGTGTCATATGGCTTGCCCGGAACAGATTTGCCGGAGGCATACCTGAAGCGATCGGTTCTCTGACGAAGCTTGAAATCCTAGTCCTGGAGCTCAACCTTCTTACGGGCACTGTCCCTGCTGCCATCTTCAACATGTCCATGCTCCGAATCTTCGGTTTGGCGAACAACAACCTTTTCGGTACCCTCCCTGGCAACAAGAGCTTTAATCTCCCTATGCTGCAAAAACTAAGTCTTTCACAGAATCACTTCACTGGTAGGATCCCGACGGCACTGGCCAGATGCAAAAACCTTGAGTCTCTTTCCTTGTCCATTAATAACTTCACTGGTCCTGTACCGGCATGGTTGGCAACAATGCCTCGGCTTTCTACCATCATACTGGCGGCAAACAACCTCGTCGGTAAGATACCGGTTGAACTAAGCAACCTCACCGACCTTGTCATGCTTGATCTTAGTGCCAACCAGCTGCAAGGAGAGATTCCGCCTGAAATAGGCTATTTGAGAAACCTCAATTACTTGAGCTTTTCGACGAACCTCCTAACAGGTACCATTCCTGAATCCATCGGTAATATATCAAGCATCAGCACTCTCGATCTGACGGTCAATTCCTTCACTGGATCAGTCCCAACCACGTTTGGAAATATCCGTAGTCTTACGGGCCTCTATGTTAATGGAAACAAGCTTAGCGGCAAGCTAAACTTTCTCCATGTACTCTCCAATTGCAAGAACCTCACCACACTTGGAATTTCAATGAATTCGTTTACAGGAAGCATACCTGACTATTTGGGAAACCTTAGTTCACAGCTCCAGTACTTCATAGCAAGTTCTAACAGCCTAACAGGGAGCATTCCAGATACAATTGCAAATCTAAGCAACCTTAGAACAATTGATCTCGATGGAAACCAACTGAGCGGGGCAATTCCTGTATCCATAAGTACACTGCAAAATCTCCAAGAACTCAACCTTTTCAACAACAccatgaccggtgccatcccagaAGAAATTTCCAGATTAAAACGCCTAGTAACATTGCATCTTGATAAAAACAACTTTGCTGGCTCAATAACGAGCAGTGTGGGCAATCTAAGCGAGCTACAGTACATGACATCTTCTCTTAACTCGCTGTCCTCAAACATACCGTTGAGCTTGTGGCGCCTTTCAAAGCTCATCACACTTGATCTGTCATACAACATGCTGAGTGGCCCACTGACTATGGATGTTGCCCAAGTAAAACAAATTTCTCAAATGGATCTTTCAAGCAATCTCATGACTGGTGGCATACCAGATTCCTTGGGAAGGCTCCAGATGCTGACCTATCTGAACCTGTCAAACAATTCATTCCATGAACAAATCCCAAGCTCATTCGGAGAGCTAGTCAGCATAGAGACCATGGACCTATCATACAATTCCCTTCAGGGTTCCATACCAAGGTCACTGGCCAATTTGACCTTCCTCACTAGCTTGAATCTCTCCTTCAACAATCTAGGTGGTCAGATACCGGACAGTGGAGTTTTCTCAAACATCACAGTCCAGTCTTTGAGAGGAAACACTGCTCTTTGTGGCCTCCCACGAGTAGGCATTTCACCCTGCCAGAGCAATCATAGATCACGGAAATCATTGGTAAAAATTATACTTCCTGCAGCCATGGGATTTGCAATTTTAGCTACCTGCTTGGGCGTACTAATCAGAAAAAAGATCAAGAAGCACAAAAATATTTCAGTTCCCTCCGAGTCCAACATAATCAACTATCGGTTAATATCATTCCATGAGCTTGTTGGTGCGACAGAGAACTTCAGTGAGAGCAATCTGATTGGATCTGGGAACTTTGGCAAAGTCTTCAAGGGTCAGCTAGATGATGAATCAATTATCGCAGTAAAGGTACTCAACATGCAACATGAAGGAGCCACTGTGAGTTTTGACACGGAATGTCGTGCTCTGCGTATGGCTCGTCACCGAAACCTAGTGAGAATACTTAGCACATGCTCCAATTTTGACTTCAAGGCATTGGTGCTCCAGTACATGCCAAATGGGAGTTTGGACAGCTGGCTGTACTCCAGGAACATCCAGCAGTGTTTTGGATTCCTCAAGAGGCTAGAAATTATGCTAGATGTAGCAATGGCAATGGAGTATCTTCACCACCAGCACACTGAGGTTGTTCTTCATTGTGATCTGAAGCCAAGCAATGTATTGCTGGATGAAGGCATGACTGCACACGTCGCTGACTTCGGCATAGCCAAGTTGTTGTTGGGAGATAATAACTCTATTGCATTGACAGGCATGCCCGGAACAATTGGCTACATGGCACCAGGTATTACACTTACCTATATATCTTGTCAACAAATCAACCTTCCCAAATGAAGGAATTTATCTTATTCTCCATTGTGTTCTTATATGTGAAACGAGCAGAATATGGATCAGCTGGTAAAGCATCACGGATGAGCGATGTCTTCAGCTATGGGATCATGCTGCTGGAGGTCTTCACAAGGAAAAGGCCCACTGATCCGTTGTTTGGTGGGGAGCTGAGCTTGCGGCAATGGGTTAGTGAAGCATTTCCATCCAGCCTTATAGATGTTGTCGACCCCGAAGTCAAGAGTGATTGTCATGCTGCCAATCATAGCACCTTGCAAGAGCAGTCCATCAGCCTCAACACatgccttgtatctgtaatagagTTGAGCTTACAGTGCTCATCAACAATACCTGATGAAAGAACCCCAATGCACACGGTGGTAGTGAAGTTGAACAAGATAAAGGCAGATTACTGCTCTCAGATGAAGATGATGTAGAGAGACAGAAGATCATCTACTTCTTGAGATAACGACGAGAAGAATAATACGCCACTTATGTAGTACAAATAGAATCGTCTAAATGCATCACTTATATAACTTATTCTCAGTAACGGATGGTCAAATCGTCTACTTCTTG
Coding sequences within it:
- the LOC127343448 gene encoding uncharacterized protein; the encoded protein is MAMALVVARTMVALSLLVLPGTAALTHPANATDVDLSALLAFRASVRDPRGILRRSWNARTPFCSWLGVSCDARGRRVVALSLPGVVLGGTIPPELGNLSFISHLNLKSTGLAGAIPAELGQLARLRHLDLNENHLSGTIPSALGNLAQLEYLDLGYNGLSRAVPPELHALRKLKYISLNSNDLSGTIPQGLFNNTPDLSVIWLARNRFAGGIPEAIGSLTKLEILVLELNLLTGTVPAAIFNMSMLRIFGLANNNLFGTLPGNKSFNLPMLQKLSLSQNHFTGRIPTALARCKNLESLSLSINNFTGPVPAWLATMPRLSTIILAANNLVGKIPVELSNLTDLVMLDLSANQLQGEIPPEIGYLRNLNYLSFSTNLLTGTIPESIGNISSISTLDLTVNSFTGSVPTTFGNIRSLTGLYVNGNKLSGKLNFLHVLSNCKNLTTLGISMNSFTGSIPDYLGNLSSQLQYFIASSNSLTGSIPDTIANLSNLRTIDLDGNQLSGAIPVSISTLQNLQELNLFNNTMTGAIPEEISRLKRLVTLHLDKNNFAGSITSSVGNLSELQYMTSSLNSLSSNIPLSLWRLSKLITLDLSYNMLSGPLTMDVAQVKQISQMDLSSNLMTGGIPDSLGRLQMLTYLNLSNNSFHEQIPSSFGELVSIETMDLSYNSLQGSIPRSLANLTFLTSLNLSFNNLGGQIPDSGVFSNITVQSLRGNTALCGLPRVGISPCQSNHRSRKSLVKIILPAAMGFAILATCLGVLIRKKIKKHKNISVPSESNIINYRLISFHELVGATENFSESNLIGSGNFGKVFKGQLDDESIIAVKVLNMQHEGATVSFDTECRALRMARHRNLVRILSTCSNFDFKALVLQYMPNGSLDSWLYSRNIQQCFGFLKRLEIMLDVAMAMEYLHHQHTEVVLHCDLKPSNVLLDEGMTAHVADFGIAKLLLGDNNSIALTGMPGTIGYMAPEYGSAGKASRMSDVFSYGIMLLEVFTRKRPTDPLFGGELSLRQWVSEAFPSSLIDVVDPEVKSDCHAANHSTLQEQSISLNTCLVSVIELSLQCSSTIPDERTPMHTVVVKLNKIKADYCSQMKMM